GGTGTGCGCCAGCCCGGCGTCGATCGGCGCCTTGGCGTCGAGCGGATCCTGGTTGCGGCGCGATGTCTCGTAGGCCAGGCGCGCCCGGCCGATGATCGGGTCGGGCCACTTCGGTCGAGCGCGTCTCGGCCTGCGCGAGCAAGTGTCAGCCTGGGCGCGGATGAGGCGCACTGTCACCCTTCGCGGCGGCTGCCAGCTTCCGCAGCCGCTCGGCGCTGGACCAACAACCACGCGTCGTTGTTCGACGTTGCCTTGCGCTGCTGTTTCATCAGCACTTCGCTGCCGATTTTTTGCTGGATGAGGGTGGCGACCTCGCGCGCGGTGGAATCGCGCGCGGCGGCGAAGTTGCGACTGTCGACCGAGAAGCTCTTCCGATCGCCGAAGTCAGCGCCCGAGTTGCCATCGATCAGCCGGATCGAGACCTTGATCTTGTCGCCCTGCTGTTCGAGCGTCCCCTTGACCAATGTGCCGGCGTTGAGCGCCTTGCCGATATCCTCGACCGCGATCGAGTCGTTGCCGCGATACTGCCCGACACCGCCCGCCGAGATGACGGCGATGCTCGGGACGGTGTTGAGGTTCTCGATCAGCGCTTCGGTCAGCCCATCGGCGAGTGCCGAGAGGGAGTCACCGGGGCTGATGCTCTGGAAGTACAGCACGGCGATCCGCTTCGCCGGCAATCCGGTGCCATCAGCCATCGCCGCAGGCCGGTTGCCGCCCGCACTCATCTTGTAGGCCCCGAAGCCAGCGGCGGCGACCACAAAGAGCGCGGCGGCGAGCACTGCCGGCCGCTTCCAGAGCGGCACCGGCATCGGCGCGGCGACGCCAAACGCGCTGGTCATCCCGCTGTTGGTACGGCGCGCCGTCGTGTGCCGCATCGTCATCATGCGAGTGGACGTCGCCCCGGCCGCCATCGGCGCGGCGACCAGCATCTCGGCGAACGCCGCCGCGCTCTGCGGCCGGTCGGCCGGCGACTTCCCCAGCGCGCAGAAGATCGCGTACTCGACTTCCTCCGGCACCGACTGACGGATGATCCGGAGCGACGGGACCTGCTCCATCACATGCTTGGCGAGGATCGCCGAGGCATTCTTCCCGCTGAAGGGCGGCTCACCCGCGAGCATCTCGAACAGCATGCAACCCAGAGAGTAGATGTCGGCGGTGACGCCGACCTTCTCGCCCATCCCCTGTTCGGGTGCCATGTAGGTCGGCGTGCCGAGGGCCATGCCAGTCTGCGTCAGCTGCTGGGCGCCATCCTCGACCGCGCGCGCGATCCCGAAGTCGGCCACCAGCGCGTGGCCACCGCTGAGAGGACGTTCTCCGGCTTGATGTCGCGGTGGATGACCTGTTGCTTGTGGGCGTACTCGAGGCGTCGGCCACTTCGAGCGTGATCTGCAGCGCATCCTCGACGGAAGCTGGCCTTCGCGGTCGAGGCGGTCGCGGAGCGACTCCCTCGACGAACGGCATCACGTAGTAGAGCAGGCCCAGTCGGAGACCCCGAGTCGTACATCCCGAGGATGCGGGTGCTGCAGCCGCCCGGCGACCCGGATCTCGCGCTCGAAGCGCTCGCCGCCGATCGAGGCGGAAAGGTCCGGGTGGAGCACCTTCACGGCCACCTTGCGTTCGTGCTTCGTGTCGCGGGCCAGGAAGACCGTGGCCAGCCCCCACTTGCCAAGCTCCCGCTCGAACGCATAGCGATCGGCGAGGTGGGTCTGCAGTCGTTCGAGGTGGTATCGGCCAAGCTGGAGGCCTCGGGCCGGAGAGGGTTGAGAGCTAAAGGATAAGTCCGGCTCCGAAGAACGCGCCAGCGGTGGCGGGGCGAATCCGCCGTCGAGGCTCGATTCCTGGTACCCCGCTTAGTTTTCCCCTGCGGCCACTTTGCCGTCCTTCGTCCCCGGCACGAGTGAGCCCGAATGAGCGCCTACAAGACCCTGCAGCGTCGCCTGACCCACGGTGGCCGCGAGTATCACTTCGTCACCTGCGAGGGGCAGCGGGCCAATCCGTCGCGTGCACCCCGAGGTCCCGCCGACCTGGGCGCTGATGGCGGCCGGCAAGCGGTGGACGGTGATGCCGGAACTGGCCGATCAGGACGAGGCCGAGATCGATCGCCAGCTGCTGGCGTGGCTGGGTGAGCACATGGGGAGCGAGCCGGGGATCATCGCCGATCGGGGCGATCCCGCCAGCGGTCGGAAGGGCTAGTCCTCAGTCGAGCTTGAGCTTCAGTACCCGGCGCCCAACCACCGCGACGCCCAGCACGAAGACCGACTCCAGAAGAAAGCGGGGGCCACCGTCCGGAAGATTCGGGCGATCGGTCCCCGGTCGCATTTTCATGATGTCCGGCGGCGGTCCGCGCCGTTCCGTCTGCCCGTCGGCCGTGCGGAGCTCCATTTCGCCGCCCTCTTCCGGCATCACCTGCCCGCCGCCCCAGACCACCACCGCCAGCACCGCCGACACCACGGTGATCCAGAAGATCCGCGGGACGGGGCGCACCAGGAGCGGCTCGCCCTGGCTGGACGACTCGCCCGCCTGCCGCGCTCGCAGGGCGCGCCGCACCCCGTTGCTGATCAGGTCCCAATTGAGCGCCACGTGCAGCCCCAGGATGATCAGCGTGACCGTCGAGGACGACTCATGCAGCTCGTGCCACATCCCGTAGCGCGCATTGGTCAGATGATTCCCGAAGATCGATTTCGACATGTAGAAGCCGGACGCCAGCGCCACGCCCATGGCCAGGAAGAGCGCCACGTTGAGCAGCAGGGAGAGCGATGGCCGGGGCCTCCCCGCAGGGAGGAGTTTGGCCAATCGGGTCAGCGCCCACTCCCAGTGGATCACCAGATGCAGCACGATGGTCGCCAGCAACGCCACCGCCAACCACTCGTGGATGGGCACGCCGGTCAATCGCCACGCCATCAGGGCGATGAACGCGACGAGCATGAGTGCGTCGAGGATCAATGAGGTGGTCCGGCGGGTCATGCCGGCACCCCATCGAAAAAGGTGACCACCCCGGTCTCCAGCGAGATACTCGGCGCCCACCACCAGCAGGCCATCCTCTCGAATCAACTGTTCCAGGATCTCGAGCCGTGTCGCAGATGGTTGGCGGAGGCGCGGATGTTGGGCCCTGACCGCCTCGGCCACCAGGGCGTCGTGGTCGTGGGCGAGCGGCGTGTCGAGGAGCGACTCGACTGACGGCCGCACCAGGTCGACAATCGCCCGGATGTTGCGCGAGTGGGTCGAGCTCGGCGAGGGGTGCAGCAGCTCCTCGATGGTGGCCACGATCGCGCCACACTGCGAATGGCCCAGGACGACCACCAGCCGGGTGTGGAACCGTTCGGCCGCGAATTCCACGCTCCCGACCAGCGAGGGGGCGACGATGTTGCCGGCAACCCGGATGACGAAGAGGTCGCCGAGTCCCTGGTCGAAGACGATCTCGGCGGGGACGCGGGAGTCGGCGCAGCCGAGAATGATGGCGAAAGGCTCCTGACCTTCCGTCAACTCCGCGCGACGGGCTTGGTGGAGCACCGGCGCGCCACCGACGCTGGTGTTGAACGGCGATTGCCGGCCTGGAGTCGGGCGAGGGCTTCGTGGGCAGGGATCATGGTGGAAGGGTACTACCGGGCAGGGGGCGCGGTGAGGGGGGTCATCCGAAGTTAGCCGGAGGGAACGAGAACCGGCCTGATGAGAGTTGGTGCTCGCCAGGCCGATAAAAGTGTCAATTTTTAATACAGTTTGTTGGTCACCTATTGATCAGCCCTTCGCATCATCGCCCGTCACTTCGTCGGGGTCGTCTTCAGGAAGTCGTCGAGCAGCGTACGGTGCGCCAAATACTCGGGACGCTTGATCGCGACCTCGGCGTCGAAGTGCTGACGGAAGGCGAGTCGTGCTGCACGCCCGGCCGCGACGTTCCCTTGATAGTCCGCAATGAGTGCGCGGAGGTAGTCGACGAGGAGGTGATTCTTGGCACTCGCCACGATGGTGTCGACCTGCGCCACCGCACCGGGAAGGTGACCGACCTGCGCGCGCAGCAAGGCGAGGTGAAAGCGCAGATCGTTGTTTCGGACGGCCGTCGGCAGATTCGTGAACGCCTGCTCCATCATCGGGAAGAATCGCACGACGGTGGCCGTGTCGCCCGACTGCACCGACGCCTGAATCCGATCGGCCAATCGCAGGAATTGCTCTTCGGGACTGAGTTTCGAGAGATCCGGTGGGGTGCCATCCGATGCCACGGCACCGCTCGGCGTCGGATCCGCGCCAGCGGTGACGGTCGAACTGGGACGCGAGGCGGCCCCACCCCAACGCTGCAATCGCCGCGACTCCGATCATCGCCGGAATGGTCC
This DNA window, taken from Gemmatimonadota bacterium, encodes the following:
- a CDS encoding protein kinase → MADFGIARAVEDGAQQLTQTGMALGTPTYMAPEQGMGEKVGVTADIYSLGCMLFEMLAGEPPFSGKNASAILAKHVMEQVPSLRIIRQSVPEEVEYAIFCALGKSPADRPQSAAAFAEMLVAAPMAAGATSTRMMTMRHTTARRTNSGMTSAFGVAAPMPVPLWKRPAVLAAALFVVAAAGFGAYKMSAGGNRPAAMADGTGLPAKRIAVLYFQSISPGDSLSALADGLTEALIENLNTVPSIAVISAGGVGQYRGNDSIAVEDIGKALNAGTLVKGTLEQQGDKIKVSIRLIDGNSGADFGDRKSFSVDSRNFAAARDSTAREVATLIQQKIGSEVLMKQQRKATSNNDAWLLVQRRAAAEAGSRREG
- a CDS encoding DUF4405 domain-containing protein; amino-acid sequence: MTRRTTSLILDALMLVAFIALMAWRLTGVPIHEWLAVALLATIVLHLVIHWEWALTRLAKLLPAGRPRPSLSLLLNVALFLAMGVALASGFYMSKSIFGNHLTNARYGMWHELHESSSTVTLIILGLHVALNWDLISNGVRRALRARQAGESSSQGEPLLVRPVPRIFWITVVSAVLAVVVWGGGQVMPEEGGEMELRTADGQTERRGPPPDIMKMRPGTDRPNLPDGGPRFLLESVFVLGVAVVGRRVLKLKLD